A section of the Acidobacterium capsulatum ATCC 51196 genome encodes:
- a CDS encoding OsmC family protein yields MIASAEWKQGSLYAGNTESNHTIFFDTTAEHKAGPSPMEAVLAALCGCTSVDVAGILQKKREPIRGLTVSARAEQAEQPPRVFTHIHLTYRIEGDVTQKAAEDAVSLSKNKYCSVSKMLEQSVKIDYSIEIIRGGAETTA; encoded by the coding sequence ATGATCGCATCGGCAGAATGGAAACAGGGCTCGCTCTACGCCGGCAACACCGAGAGCAATCACACCATCTTCTTCGACACCACGGCCGAACACAAAGCCGGTCCCTCCCCCATGGAAGCCGTGCTGGCCGCGCTCTGCGGCTGTACCTCCGTCGATGTCGCCGGCATTCTGCAAAAGAAGCGCGAGCCCATTCGCGGCCTCACCGTCAGCGCCCGCGCCGAGCAGGCCGAGCAGCCGCCGCGCGTCTTCACGCACATTCACCTCACCTATCGCATCGAGGGCGATGTCACGCAAAAGGCCGCCGAAGACGCCGTATCCCTCTCCAAAAACAAGTACTGCTCCGTCTCTAAGATGCTGGAGCAGTCTGTCAAAATCGACTACTCCATCGAGATCATTCGCGGCGGCGCGGAGACGACTGCGTGA